The following coding sequences are from one Oncorhynchus masou masou isolate Uvic2021 unplaced genomic scaffold, UVic_Omas_1.1 unplaced_scaffold_1709, whole genome shotgun sequence window:
- the LOC135539039 gene encoding uncharacterized protein LOC135539039 — translation MGSVSMINGSVVEVVHPILFSRQRWVVMMVDWIVACSTNEGMYDGAGLVWQTPTLLSPLVSGLSGLESSKISMGVDGQLLDEPITAERGYSLDISDTTVQISIPFNAAGGYRKSFVMANMYHEFYVVHLYYEQIFLDDCGVETRLRLHRPMNTPLLIQHLSIINQTVLEDRVFTVYLGNLHYDVDLVAVKLNGHNFTILEANKSGLVITTVPQPNSNLHAYILRVPFENAAVHKLYSPEGLLQFSLAINYTLVILPQEEPYYYLASVVAQFNDVFPPVFKGVCNEKSIRFQMSHKPFDYLWEVGVGPYILTTNLAAKRGYIMQNDSKSLTLEVPLFSVGYTYKDINLKQFYGSFEIHSRLPKTLEVKSSLAKACLFQTTEVIVCSTEGVVTVVTDVTLAGAEPNGTFLLDSTCRPQETDGTRVLFSFGLHTCGTRVQVDHQHVTYENDINVEHKSQSALVALMFSSLFRITVRCVYPLSDLYKLFAYWRFDADSPGVGTILTRVPVTTFQPTFPPTTRRPLTSTTTSSTGLSPGREMPGINPRAKYVKVFSWQMNQPKGTT, via the exons ATGAAGGGATGTATGATGGGGCAGGGCTGGTCTGGCAGACCCCCACTCTGCTGTCCCCGCTGGTCTCTGGCCTCTCTGGGTTGGAGAGCAGCAAGATCTCAATGGGGGTGGATGGTCAGCTCCTGGATGAGCCCATCACAGCAGAGCGAGGCTACAGCCTGGACATCAGTGACACCACTGTCCAGATCAGCATCCCCTTCAACGCTGCCGGAGGATACAGAAAA AGCTTCGTGATGGCCAACATGTACCATGAGTTCTATGTGGTCCATCTCTACTATGAACAAATCTTTCTTGATGACTGTGGTGTGGAGACCAGACTCCGCCTCCACAGGCCCATGAACACACCCCTTCTGATCCAGCACCTCTCCATCATTAACC AAACAGTCCTTGAGGATCGTGTGTTTACTGTTTACCTGGGGAACCTCCACTACGATGTTGACCTGGTGGCTGTGAAGCTCAATGGTCACAACTTCACCATACTAGAGGCGAATAAAAGTGGCCTCGTCATAACCACGGTCCCCCAGCCCAATAGTAACCTTCATGCCTACATTctcagggtgccatttgagaatgCTGCTGTTCACAAGCTG TACTCTCCAGAGGGGCTTCTTCAGTTCTCGTTGGCCATCAACTACACGTTGGTAATCCTGCCTCAAGAGGAGCCTTACTACTACCTGGCCTCAGTCGTGGCTCAGTTCAATGATGTCT TTCCTCCGGTCTTCAAAGGCGTTTGCAATGAAAAAAGCATCAGGTTCCAGATGTCCCATAAGCCATTTGACTACCTGTGGGAGGTGGGTGTTGGCCCCTACATTCTGACCACAAATCTGGCAGCCAAGCGGGGCTACATCATGCAGAATGACAGCAAGAGTCTGACCCTGGAAGTGCCCCTCTTCTCTGTTGGCTACACTTATAAG GACATCAATTTGAAGCAGTTCTACGGCTCATTTGAAATTCACTCAAGACTTCCTAAGACCTTGGAGGTCAAGAGTTCCTTGGCCAAAGCTTGTCTCTTCCAGACTACTGAGGTCATAG TGTGTTCCACTGAAGGGGTGGTGACAGTGGTTACTGATGTGACTCTGGCTGGAGCTGAACCCAACGGAACCTTTCTCCTGGACTCCACCTGCAGACCTCAAGAGACAGATGGCACTAGGGTTCTCTTTAGCTTTGGACTCCACACCTGTGGTACCAGGGTCCAG GTTGACCATCAGCATGTTACATACGAAAATGATATCAACGTTGAGCACAAGAGCCAATCT GCACTTGTGGCTTTAATGTTCAGCTCTCTTTTTAGGATTACAGTTCGGTGTGTCTATCCACTGAGTGACCTATACAAGCTGTTTGCATATTGGCGGTTTGATGCAGACTCTCCAGGAGTTGGCACCATCTTGACTAGAGTTCCTGTAACAA CATTTCAGCCCACCTTTCCACCCACCACCAGAAGACCGTTGACCTCCACAACTACTTCCAGCACAGGCCTTAGTCCTGGGAGGGAAATGCCTGGCATCAACCCTAGGGCTAAATACGTCAAAGTCTTCAGCTGGCAAATGAACCAACCTAAAGGAACCACTTAG